One Erythrobacter sp. SDW2 genomic region harbors:
- a CDS encoding GMC family oxidoreductase: MNQYDYIVIGGGSAGSAVAGRLAVDGKRQVCLLEAGGRNDNMLVKTPGFMPFLLKNTNYRYETVPQKGLNGRIGYQPRGKGLGGSSAINAMVYIRGNRWDYDNWAAMGCDGWSYDDVLPWFIKAEANVRGADRYHGEGGPLFVSDQTAANPTSHAFVEAAAQLQLPRNGDFNGEKQEGFGLYQVTQRKGERWSAARAYVEPLRGTPNLDIRTRTLVERLIIDSGKVTGVAIRTGGFGGKREILTARKGVILSAGAFNSPQILMLSGIGPAEHLKSHGIAVKLDKPAVGSELQDHIDYVSGWETESKVPIGDSLEGTARMAKAIIEHRRKRTGIMTTPYAEAGGFWKVMADSPAPDVQWHFVPAVLEDHGREKVKGHGFSLHACVLRPESRGTVRLASPDPAAPPLIDPNFLDDERDIAVMREGVRLSHRIVDGPALREYEPTDRHPVDLDDDAQLDELIRNRADTVYHPVGTCRMGADEDAVVDTKLKARGVEGLWIADASIMPKIVSGNTNAPSIMIGERCADFLIAAEKG; the protein is encoded by the coding sequence ATGAACCAATACGATTACATCGTCATTGGCGGCGGCAGCGCGGGCAGCGCCGTCGCCGGGCGACTGGCGGTGGATGGCAAGCGGCAGGTCTGCCTGCTCGAAGCCGGTGGGCGCAACGACAACATGCTGGTCAAGACGCCCGGCTTCATGCCGTTCCTGCTCAAGAACACCAATTACCGTTATGAAACCGTGCCGCAGAAGGGGCTTAACGGCCGGATCGGCTACCAGCCGCGCGGCAAGGGGCTGGGCGGGTCGAGCGCGATCAACGCCATGGTCTATATCCGCGGCAACCGCTGGGACTACGACAACTGGGCGGCAATGGGCTGTGACGGCTGGTCCTATGACGATGTGCTGCCATGGTTCATCAAGGCCGAGGCCAATGTCCGCGGGGCCGACCGGTACCACGGCGAAGGCGGGCCGCTGTTCGTCTCCGACCAGACCGCTGCCAACCCTACCAGCCATGCCTTCGTCGAAGCGGCGGCTCAGCTGCAACTGCCGCGCAATGGCGACTTCAACGGCGAGAAACAGGAAGGCTTCGGCCTGTACCAGGTGACCCAGCGCAAGGGCGAACGCTGGTCCGCCGCCCGCGCCTATGTCGAGCCGCTACGGGGCACGCCCAACCTCGATATCCGCACCAGGACACTGGTCGAGCGGTTGATCATCGACAGCGGCAAGGTCACCGGCGTTGCGATCCGTACCGGCGGCTTCGGGGGCAAGCGCGAGATCCTGACCGCGCGCAAGGGCGTGATCCTGTCGGCCGGTGCATTCAATTCGCCGCAGATCCTGATGCTGTCGGGCATCGGCCCGGCCGAACACCTCAAATCGCATGGTATCGCCGTGAAGCTCGACAAGCCGGCGGTCGGCAGCGAGCTGCAGGATCATATCGACTATGTCTCGGGCTGGGAGACTGAGAGCAAGGTGCCGATCGGCGACTCGCTCGAAGGCACCGCTCGCATGGCCAAGGCGATCATCGAGCATCGCCGCAAACGGACCGGGATCATGACCACGCCCTATGCCGAGGCGGGCGGCTTCTGGAAGGTCATGGCGGATAGCCCCGCGCCCGATGTCCAGTGGCACTTCGTCCCGGCCGTGCTGGAGGATCATGGCCGCGAGAAGGTGAAGGGCCATGGCTTCTCGCTTCACGCCTGCGTGCTGCGACCGGAAAGCCGCGGGACGGTGCGGCTGGCCTCGCCGGACCCCGCAGCCCCGCCGCTGATCGATCCGAACTTCCTCGACGACGAGCGCGACATCGCCGTCATGCGCGAAGGCGTGCGGCTGTCGCACCGGATCGTCGACGGCCCGGCGCTGCGCGAGTACGAGCCGACCGATCGCCATCCGGTCGACCTCGACGACGATGCGCAGCTCGACGAGCTGATCCGCAACCGGGCCGACACGGTCTATCACCCGGTCGGCACCTGCCGGATGGGCGCGGACGAGGATGCGGTGGTCGATACGAAGCTCAAGGCGCGCGGCGTCGAGGGGCTGTGGATCGCTGACGCCTCGATCATGCCCAAGATCGTCAGCGGCAACACCAATGCGCCTTCGATCATGATCGGCGAGCGCTGCGCCGATTTCCTTATCGCGGCGGAGAAGGGCTGA
- a CDS encoding TonB-dependent receptor — translation MSLATTRSSLRIRHALLAGCALTFVAAPAYAQEAEEPAAEGGSGNVIVVTATKRDSTIQDVPFSINAQTAEDIQKSGAVTLEDLSRNVAGLSVQNLGPGQSQVSVRGVSAGQVVRDQPGVKEQVGVYLDESVISLSLFTPDLDLFDLNRVETLRGPQGTLFGSGSVGGTIRYITNQPTIGVTEGTFEANFNAVDEDDWGGHLKGAFNFPVTDIIAARVVGYYTKYAGFIDAQGPAGGENVNDGERYGGRIAFTIDSGTGFTLTPRLVYQKVKADGFNRQEIWNLYANPDTTTRPPVQLGEREQHLRLREAFEDETLLFDITAEADLGPVTLTSVSSYINRDILVSRDASALTGSVSVDLGYPDIAVLLPSNLRDTTKLETLTQELRLSSNSTGPLQWLVGAFYSEVDRVYAQRLPTPGYDAFTDAVLGAGTSAAVANGFPADSPFNSDLPYDIKQFAVFGEASYELTDALTLTAGGRYYDFDETRIITTGGLFANGDSGVVDETASSGFTPRLLLSYEVSPNVTVNAQASQGFRLGGVNDPLNTPLCNAQDLALFGGFQDYDDEKLWNYELGIKTQGNGFTFNAAGFYNDISNLQVTLDAGSCSSRIVFNVPDAHTAGVEAEFGYSPLDGLNFNLSGSYIEAEFDTTLPGALAAATGIREGNRLPSVPKFQLAASGSYEWPVGDSAQAYIAASVTHVGSRYTQPADQENNPRTFVHGLPFGGAPANASTTVDLLLDSYQLVNLSVGLEFDSGYSFTLYANNLLDENVQLSFDRERGGRARLGYNVGQPRTIGFTARKEF, via the coding sequence ATGAGCCTTGCAACCACCCGTTCTTCGCTGCGCATCCGCCACGCCTTGCTGGCCGGTTGCGCGCTGACGTTCGTCGCCGCCCCCGCCTATGCGCAGGAGGCCGAGGAGCCTGCTGCCGAAGGGGGCAGCGGCAATGTGATCGTCGTAACCGCGACCAAGCGCGATTCGACCATCCAGGACGTGCCGTTCTCGATCAACGCCCAGACCGCCGAAGACATCCAAAAATCGGGTGCCGTCACGCTGGAAGACCTTTCGCGCAATGTCGCGGGTCTGTCCGTGCAGAACCTGGGGCCGGGGCAGAGCCAGGTTTCGGTCCGCGGCGTCTCCGCCGGCCAGGTCGTGCGCGACCAGCCGGGCGTGAAGGAACAGGTCGGGGTCTATCTCGACGAAAGCGTGATCTCGCTCTCTCTCTTCACCCCTGATCTCGACCTGTTCGACCTCAACCGTGTGGAGACCCTGCGCGGCCCGCAAGGCACGCTGTTCGGCTCGGGCTCGGTCGGCGGCACCATCCGCTACATCACCAACCAGCCGACCATCGGCGTGACCGAAGGCACCTTCGAGGCCAATTTCAACGCCGTCGATGAAGATGACTGGGGCGGCCACCTCAAAGGCGCTTTCAACTTCCCGGTTACCGATATCATCGCGGCGCGCGTGGTCGGATACTACACCAAATATGCCGGCTTCATCGACGCCCAGGGCCCGGCGGGCGGCGAGAACGTCAACGACGGCGAGCGCTACGGCGGACGCATCGCCTTCACCATCGACAGCGGCACCGGTTTCACCCTGACGCCGCGGCTGGTGTACCAGAAGGTCAAGGCCGACGGCTTCAACCGCCAGGAAATCTGGAACCTCTACGCCAATCCCGACACCACCACCCGGCCGCCGGTCCAATTGGGCGAGCGCGAGCAGCATCTGCGTCTGCGCGAAGCATTCGAGGACGAAACGCTGCTGTTCGATATCACCGCCGAGGCCGATCTCGGCCCGGTCACGCTGACATCGGTCAGCTCCTACATCAACCGCGATATCCTGGTCAGCCGCGATGCCAGCGCCCTGACCGGTTCGGTCTCCGTCGATCTGGGATATCCCGATATTGCCGTACTGCTGCCTTCCAATCTGCGTGACACGACCAAGCTCGAGACGCTGACGCAGGAATTGCGGTTGTCGTCGAACAGCACCGGTCCGCTGCAGTGGTTGGTCGGCGCATTCTATTCGGAAGTCGACCGGGTCTATGCCCAGCGCCTGCCGACGCCCGGATACGACGCGTTCACCGATGCGGTGCTCGGTGCCGGGACATCGGCGGCAGTGGCCAATGGCTTTCCGGCAGACTCGCCGTTCAATTCGGATTTGCCCTACGACATCAAGCAGTTCGCTGTCTTTGGCGAAGCCAGTTACGAGCTGACCGATGCGCTGACGCTGACGGCGGGTGGTCGCTATTACGACTTCGACGAAACCCGCATCATCACCACCGGCGGCCTGTTCGCCAATGGCGATTCCGGGGTGGTGGATGAAACGGCCTCAAGCGGCTTCACCCCGCGACTGCTGCTCAGCTACGAAGTCAGCCCCAATGTCACCGTCAATGCGCAGGCTTCGCAGGGCTTCCGGCTCGGCGGCGTCAACGATCCGCTCAACACACCGCTGTGCAACGCACAGGACCTGGCGCTGTTCGGCGGCTTCCAGGACTATGACGACGAGAAGCTGTGGAACTACGAACTCGGCATCAAGACCCAGGGCAACGGCTTCACTTTCAATGCCGCCGGGTTCTACAACGATATCAGCAACCTCCAGGTCACGCTCGATGCCGGTAGCTGCTCGTCGCGCATCGTCTTCAACGTGCCCGATGCGCACACCGCCGGGGTCGAGGCGGAATTCGGCTACTCCCCGCTCGACGGCCTCAACTTCAACCTGTCGGGCAGCTATATCGAGGCGGAGTTCGATACCACCCTTCCGGGTGCGCTGGCTGCAGCCACGGGTATCCGCGAAGGCAACCGCCTGCCATCGGTGCCGAAGTTCCAGCTGGCGGCGAGCGGCAGCTATGAATGGCCGGTGGGCGATAGCGCGCAGGCCTATATCGCCGCTTCGGTGACCCATGTCGGCTCGCGCTATACGCAGCCCGCCGACCAGGAGAACAACCCGCGCACCTTCGTCCATGGCTTGCCCTTCGGCGGGGCTCCGGCGAATGCCTCGACCACGGTCGACCTGCTGCTCGACAGCTACCAGCTGGTCAATCTCAGCGTCGGGCTGGAGTTCGACAGCGGCTACAGCTTCACGCTCTACGCCAACAACCTGCTCGATGAGAACGTCCAGCTGAGCTTCGACCGCGAGCGTGGCGGGCGTGCCCGTCTTGGCTACAACGTCGGCCAACCCCGGACGATCGGCTTCACTGCCCGCAAGGAATTCTGA
- a CDS encoding ammonium transporter: MIRTFLRSAGALAISGALTGLATTAAFAQAAAEAAPAVPNPGNNAWMMTSTVLVLLMILPGLALFYGGLTRSKNMLSTMTQIGATAALAMLIWVMWGYSLAFGDTTYEGTLGLFVSGGSYFLMGMDASSTAATFTDEVISKYVFVSFQMTFAAITAALILGATAERMKFSAVMAFVPIWLTIVYFPIAHMVWAGGGLLFEDGALDFAGGTVVHINAGISGLVLAYLLGKRRGYPAEPMMPHSLTMTMVGTGLLWVGWFGFNAGSALEADGSAGLAMINTFVATAAGALTWMVIERMAGHKGSALGFCSGVIAGLVAVTPAAGNSGPFGAILLGIVASAVCYLAVAKAKARFGYDDSLDAFGIHGVGGIVGAIGTAVVYQPFLGGPGDGSTALGAQLGVQVFSVVVTIAWAGIGTLIAGYLVKLTVGLRVDEETEVNGLDISEHGERAYN, from the coding sequence ATGATCCGCACGTTCCTTCGCAGCGCGGGCGCGCTTGCGATTTCGGGGGCCCTCACCGGCCTCGCCACCACCGCTGCCTTCGCCCAGGCAGCCGCCGAAGCGGCCCCTGCCGTTCCCAATCCAGGCAACAACGCCTGGATGATGACCTCGACGGTCCTGGTCCTGCTGATGATCCTGCCGGGCCTCGCGCTGTTCTATGGCGGCCTGACCCGCAGCAAGAACATGCTCAGCACCATGACGCAGATCGGGGCCACTGCGGCTCTCGCCATGCTGATTTGGGTGATGTGGGGCTACTCGCTGGCCTTCGGCGATACCACTTACGAGGGCACGCTCGGCCTGTTCGTCAGCGGCGGCAGCTACTTCCTCATGGGCATGGACGCTTCCAGCACGGCAGCGACCTTCACCGATGAAGTCATCAGCAAGTATGTCTTCGTCAGCTTCCAGATGACCTTCGCTGCGATCACCGCTGCGCTCATTCTCGGCGCGACGGCAGAACGCATGAAGTTCAGCGCCGTGATGGCCTTCGTGCCGATCTGGCTGACGATCGTCTATTTCCCGATCGCGCACATGGTGTGGGCGGGCGGCGGCCTGCTGTTCGAAGACGGCGCTCTCGACTTCGCCGGGGGTACCGTGGTCCACATCAATGCCGGTATCTCCGGCCTGGTGCTCGCCTACCTGCTCGGCAAGCGTCGCGGCTACCCGGCCGAGCCGATGATGCCGCACAGCCTGACCATGACCATGGTCGGCACTGGCCTGCTGTGGGTGGGCTGGTTCGGCTTCAACGCCGGCTCGGCGCTCGAGGCTGACGGTTCTGCCGGTCTCGCCATGATCAACACCTTCGTCGCGACTGCTGCGGGTGCGCTGACCTGGATGGTGATCGAGCGGATGGCCGGTCACAAGGGTTCGGCTCTCGGCTTCTGTTCGGGCGTCATCGCCGGGCTCGTCGCGGTAACGCCGGCAGCCGGCAACAGCGGCCCGTTCGGCGCGATCCTGCTCGGCATCGTCGCTTCGGCAGTCTGCTACCTCGCGGTGGCCAAGGCCAAGGCCAGGTTCGGCTATGACGACTCGCTGGACGCCTTCGGCATCCACGGCGTGGGCGGCATTGTCGGTGCCATCGGCACTGCAGTGGTGTACCAGCCGTTCCTCGGCGGCCCTGGCGACGGTTCGACCGCTCTCGGCGCGCAACTCGGCGTGCAGGTCTTCAGCGTGGTCGTCACGATCGCCTGGGCCGGCATCGGCACCCTCATCGCCGGTTACCTCGTCAAACTGACCGTGGGTCTGCGGGTCGACGAAGAGACCGAAGTCAACGGGCTAGACATCTCCGAACACGGAGAGCGCGCCTACAACTGA
- a CDS encoding P-II family nitrogen regulator, whose translation MKFIIAVIKPFKLDEVREALGGIGVAGMTVTEVKGFGRQKGQTEIYRGAEYSTNMLPKVKIEIAASDDLAPKIVETIQATAATDAIGDGKIFVLDLASATRIRTGETGETAL comes from the coding sequence ATGAAGTTCATCATCGCCGTCATTAAACCATTCAAGCTCGACGAGGTGCGCGAAGCGCTCGGCGGGATCGGCGTCGCCGGCATGACCGTAACCGAGGTCAAGGGGTTCGGCCGCCAGAAGGGCCAGACCGAGATTTATCGCGGGGCCGAATACTCGACCAACATGTTGCCCAAGGTGAAGATCGAGATCGCTGCCAGCGACGATCTGGCACCGAAGATCGTCGAAACCATCCAGGCCACCGCCGCCACCGACGCTATCGGCGACGGCAAGATTTTCGTGCTCGACCTTGCCAGTGCGACCCGCATCCGCACCGGCGAGACGGGCGAAACCGCACTGTGA
- a CDS encoding endonuclease/exonuclease/phosphatase family protein: protein MKSVLRFASYNIHKAVGLDGVRDPARIITVLREIDADVVALQEADRRFGDRESVLPRAALDDTHWKVVPVARRPRSIGWHGNALLVRRDIDVVESQPLELPTLEPRGAVCALLEHGGATFRIIGTHLDLSGLRRSDQVRAILGHCQDHHADCPAILLGDFNQWTAKSGAIRHFGDWDVIAPGPSFPSRRPVARFDRFAVSPGWKVRGHGVHHSALAAQASDHLPIWLDAQFMGTA from the coding sequence GTGAAATCCGTACTGAGGTTTGCCAGCTACAATATTCACAAGGCGGTCGGGCTCGACGGCGTGCGCGACCCTGCGCGGATCATCACGGTGCTGCGCGAAATCGATGCCGACGTGGTTGCGCTGCAGGAAGCAGACCGCCGTTTCGGCGATCGCGAGAGTGTGCTGCCCCGCGCCGCACTTGACGACACGCACTGGAAGGTCGTCCCGGTGGCGCGTCGCCCACGTTCGATCGGCTGGCACGGCAACGCGCTGCTGGTGCGGCGGGATATCGACGTGGTCGAGAGCCAGCCCCTGGAACTGCCGACGCTGGAACCGCGCGGCGCAGTGTGCGCCCTGCTGGAGCACGGCGGAGCGACTTTTCGCATCATCGGCACGCATCTCGACCTGTCGGGGCTGCGCCGGTCGGACCAAGTGCGCGCCATCCTCGGGCACTGCCAGGATCATCACGCCGATTGCCCTGCGATCCTGTTGGGCGACTTCAACCAGTGGACGGCGAAGAGCGGAGCGATCCGGCATTTCGGCGACTGGGACGTCATTGCTCCCGGACCGAGCTTCCCGAGCAGGCGGCCGGTGGCCCGGTTCGACCGGTTTGCCGTTTCGCCCGGCTGGAAGGTCAGGGGCCACGGGGTGCATCATAGCGCGCTGGCAGCGCAGGCGTCCGATCACTTGCCGATATGGCTCGATGCCCAATTCATGGGCACTGCCTAA
- a CDS encoding pyridoxamine 5'-phosphate oxidase family protein, with product MADFFDALSDKHVAMIAQQPVFFVATAAPDARINLSPKGYDAFRVLTPTVVAYLDLGGSGNETHAHLRADGRITLMFCNFQQPALILRIYGRGRAVLPQDEQWDALAAHFTLMPGTRQIFVIDVESVQTSCGWGVPLMAMEAERKTLLKAHAQSDPAEWEAKMSTRIASIDGLPARATDRYIEGAPGTRPE from the coding sequence ATGGCAGATTTCTTCGACGCGCTGAGCGACAAGCATGTCGCCATGATCGCCCAGCAGCCGGTGTTCTTCGTCGCCACCGCAGCGCCGGACGCACGGATCAACCTCAGCCCCAAGGGCTATGATGCCTTCCGGGTGCTGACGCCGACCGTAGTGGCTTACCTCGATCTGGGCGGGTCGGGCAACGAGACGCATGCCCATTTGCGGGCCGACGGCCGGATCACGCTGATGTTCTGCAATTTCCAGCAGCCGGCGCTGATCCTGCGGATCTATGGTCGGGGCCGCGCAGTGTTGCCGCAGGACGAGCAATGGGACGCCCTGGCGGCGCATTTCACGCTGATGCCGGGCACGCGCCAGATCTTCGTCATCGATGTCGAGAGCGTCCAGACCAGTTGCGGCTGGGGCGTCCCGCTGATGGCCATGGAGGCCGAGCGCAAGACGTTGCTCAAGGCCCATGCGCAGTCGGACCCGGCAGAGTGGGAAGCGAAGATGAGCACCCGCATAGCCAGCATCGACGGTTTGCCGGCCCGCGCTACCGATCGCTATATCGAAGGCGCACCGGGGACGCGCCCAGAGTGA
- a CDS encoding peptide chain release factor 3 yields the protein MSNRRTFAIISHPDAGKTTLTEKLLLQGGAIHQAGAVKARGEARRARSDWMKIEQQRGISVTSSVMTFEKEYEGETITFNLLDTPGHEDFSEDTYRTLTAVDSAIMVIDAAKGIEPQTLKLFEVCRLRSVPIITFVNKVDREGREGFELLDEVADQLALDVSPQSWPIGMGGQFEGILDFATGGIARPEGGSREFLGKVDMGAPIPAQFAEELELARGGYPEFDLEAYRNGDLTPVFFGSALKNFGVEQLIDAIARYAPPPRPQPAGEETISPDHSEVTGFIFKVQANMDPNHRDRIAFMRQVSGTFKRGMKLTPSGLGKPIAIHSPILFFAQDRELADTAEAGDIIGIPNHGTLRVGDTLSEKNQVRFTGLPNFAPEILRRVVLRDPTKTKQLRKALDDLSEEGVIQVFYPEIGAQWIVGVVGQLQLEVLISRLEAEYKVDAFLEASPFATARWVKGDGKPVAEFESFNRANLARDRDGDLVFLAKSPWDVNYQAEKNPELTFSATKER from the coding sequence ATGTCCAATCGCCGCACCTTCGCGATCATTTCGCACCCTGACGCTGGCAAGACCACGCTGACGGAAAAGCTGCTGCTGCAAGGCGGCGCGATCCATCAGGCCGGCGCAGTCAAGGCGCGCGGCGAAGCTCGCCGCGCCCGCTCTGACTGGATGAAGATCGAGCAGCAGCGCGGCATCTCGGTCACCTCAAGCGTGATGACCTTCGAGAAGGAATACGAGGGTGAAACGATAACCTTCAACCTGCTCGATACGCCGGGGCACGAGGACTTCTCCGAAGACACCTATCGCACGCTGACCGCGGTCGATTCGGCGATCATGGTGATCGATGCGGCCAAGGGGATCGAGCCGCAGACGCTCAAGCTGTTCGAGGTGTGCCGCCTGCGCAGCGTGCCGATCATCACCTTCGTCAACAAGGTCGACCGCGAGGGCCGCGAGGGCTTCGAGCTGCTCGACGAAGTGGCCGACCAATTGGCCCTCGACGTCAGCCCGCAAAGCTGGCCGATCGGCATGGGCGGCCAGTTCGAGGGCATCCTCGATTTCGCCACCGGCGGCATCGCCCGGCCCGAAGGCGGCTCGCGCGAGTTTCTCGGCAAGGTCGATATGGGCGCACCGATCCCCGCACAATTCGCCGAGGAGCTGGAGCTGGCGCGCGGCGGCTATCCCGAGTTCGACCTCGAGGCCTATCGCAATGGCGACCTGACGCCGGTTTTCTTCGGCTCGGCGCTCAAGAACTTCGGAGTCGAGCAACTGATCGACGCCATCGCCCGCTATGCCCCGCCGCCGCGCCCGCAGCCCGCTGGTGAGGAAACGATCAGCCCCGATCACAGTGAAGTGACCGGCTTCATCTTCAAGGTGCAGGCCAATATGGACCCCAACCACCGTGACCGGATCGCTTTCATGCGGCAGGTTTCGGGCACCTTCAAACGCGGCATGAAATTGACGCCGTCGGGCCTCGGCAAGCCGATTGCGATCCATTCGCCGATCCTGTTCTTCGCGCAGGACCGCGAACTGGCCGACACCGCCGAGGCAGGCGACATCATCGGTATCCCCAATCACGGCACGTTGCGGGTCGGCGACACGCTGAGCGAGAAGAACCAGGTCCGCTTCACCGGGCTGCCGAACTTCGCCCCGGAGATCCTGCGCCGAGTTGTGCTGCGCGATCCGACCAAGACCAAACAATTGCGCAAGGCGCTGGATGACCTTTCCGAAGAGGGCGTAATCCAGGTGTTCTATCCCGAGATCGGCGCGCAGTGGATCGTCGGCGTCGTGGGCCAGCTCCAGCTCGAAGTGCTGATTTCTCGGCTCGAGGCCGAGTACAAGGTCGATGCCTTTCTCGAAGCCTCGCCCTTCGCCACCGCCCGCTGGGTCAAGGGCGACGGCAAGCCCGTTGCCGAATTCGAAAGCTTCAACCGCGCCAACCTCGCCCGCGACCGCGACGGCGACCTGGTGTTCCTGGCCAAGAGCCCGTGGGACGTGAATTACCAGGCGGAGAAAAACCCCGAGCTGACGTTCTCCGCCACCAAGGAGCGATAA